In Kocuria turfanensis, a single genomic region encodes these proteins:
- a CDS encoding Crp/Fnr family transcriptional regulator has translation MDIDVLRRAPLFASLDDQAFAALTEELTEVDLSRGSTLFHEGDPGDQLYFIVSGKIKLGRTAADGRESLVAIMGPGELFGEMALFDPSPRSTSATAVSETRLAGLKHENLKKVIERSPDVSAQLLQALARRLRRTNESLADLVFSDVPGRVAKALLDLADRFGRPATDGILVAHELTQEELAQLVGASRETVNKALAEFVQRGWIRLEARAVVILDLQRLKQRSR, from the coding sequence ATGGATATCGACGTCCTCCGCCGCGCTCCCCTGTTCGCGTCCCTGGACGACCAGGCGTTCGCCGCCCTGACCGAGGAGCTCACCGAGGTCGACCTCTCGCGCGGCTCCACGCTCTTCCACGAGGGCGATCCGGGCGACCAGCTGTACTTCATCGTCTCGGGCAAGATCAAGCTCGGGCGCACCGCCGCGGACGGACGCGAGAGCCTCGTGGCCATCATGGGCCCGGGCGAGCTGTTCGGCGAGATGGCCCTGTTCGACCCGAGCCCGCGCTCCACGTCCGCCACCGCCGTGTCCGAGACGCGCCTGGCCGGGCTCAAGCACGAGAACCTCAAGAAGGTCATCGAGCGCTCCCCGGACGTGTCCGCGCAGCTGCTCCAGGCCCTGGCCCGCCGGCTGCGGCGCACCAACGAGAGCCTCGCCGACCTCGTCTTCTCGGACGTGCCCGGCCGCGTGGCCAAGGCCCTCCTGGACCTGGCCGACCGCTTCGGCCGCCCCGCCACGGACGGCATCCTCGTGGCGCACGAGCTGACGCAGGAGGAGCTGGCCCAGCTCGTGGGCGCCTCCCGGGAGACCGTCAACAAGGCACTGGCCGAGTTCGTCCAGCGCGGTTGGATCCGGCTGGAGGCCCGCGCCGTGGTGATCCTGGACCTGCAGCGGCTCAAGCAGCGCAGCCGCTGA
- a CDS encoding NUDIX hydrolase, which produces MRYFEVPERQRGAAEAWLERGSGIPGSTPTPASAVVFVRDGEHGVETYLTYRPGNSPLGTVGFPGGPVEAHDDEPLDWAGPVPTEWARRLGMDGDVSRARRAVVAAARHAFEEAGVLLAGADPMSTVESAEGAEWMSSREALAVGDVSLAQVLGRRRLVLRTDLLRPLAHWVTSDFAHRRYDIHYFTAVVPDGQVPVPLQSKGVWGRWVEAAEVVSDPVGSRLGDLVGQEDTVGRTVGDLSSPGVQCVLESVAECSSAIAFLARKRAVVTRNPVLEVRDGRPVLRLDWS; this is translated from the coding sequence GTGCGGTACTTCGAGGTCCCGGAGCGCCAGCGCGGGGCCGCCGAGGCCTGGCTGGAGCGCGGCTCCGGCATCCCCGGCAGCACTCCCACGCCGGCCTCGGCGGTGGTGTTCGTCCGCGACGGGGAGCACGGCGTGGAGACATATCTCACCTACCGTCCGGGCAACTCGCCGCTCGGCACCGTGGGCTTCCCCGGCGGGCCCGTGGAGGCCCACGACGACGAGCCCCTGGACTGGGCCGGCCCCGTGCCCACGGAGTGGGCGCGCCGGCTGGGCATGGACGGGGACGTCAGCCGCGCCCGGCGCGCCGTGGTCGCCGCGGCGCGCCACGCGTTCGAGGAGGCCGGCGTGCTGCTGGCCGGTGCGGACCCGATGAGCACGGTGGAGTCCGCGGAGGGCGCCGAGTGGATGAGCTCACGCGAGGCCCTGGCGGTGGGGGACGTGTCCCTGGCCCAGGTGCTCGGACGCCGCCGGCTCGTGCTGCGCACGGACCTGCTGCGGCCCCTGGCGCACTGGGTCACCTCCGACTTCGCCCACCGCCGCTACGACATCCACTACTTCACCGCGGTGGTCCCCGACGGGCAGGTCCCCGTCCCGCTGCAGTCCAAGGGCGTCTGGGGCCGGTGGGTGGAGGCCGCCGAGGTCGTCTCCGACCCGGTGGGCAGCCGGCTCGGGGACCTGGTGGGCCAGGAGGACACCGTGGGCCGCACGGTCGGGGACCTGTCCTCGCCCGGGGTCCAGTGCGTGCTGGAGTCGGTCGCCGAGTGCTCCTCGGCCATCGCCTTCCTCGCCCGGAAGCGGGCCGTCGTGACCCGCAACCCGGTGCTCGAGGTCCGGGACGGCCGCCCGGTGCTGCGCCTCGACTGGTCCTGA
- a CDS encoding RidA family protein encodes MSNPSLVDARLAELGLELPAVAAPVAAYVPAVVTGSWVHTSGQLPFVGGELPATGKVSSSGAPGTVSPEAAHELAARAALNAVAAVKDAVGDLDRVVRIVKVVGFVASAPDFTGQPAVINGASELLGRIFGDAGVHARSAVGVAVLPLDSPVEVELVAEFR; translated from the coding sequence ATGAGCAACCCATCCCTCGTCGACGCCCGTCTCGCCGAGCTCGGCCTCGAGCTGCCGGCGGTCGCGGCCCCCGTGGCCGCGTACGTGCCCGCCGTGGTCACCGGTTCCTGGGTGCACACCTCGGGCCAGCTGCCCTTCGTGGGCGGCGAGCTGCCCGCGACCGGGAAGGTCTCCTCGTCGGGGGCCCCCGGCACCGTCTCCCCGGAGGCGGCGCACGAGCTCGCGGCCCGGGCCGCGCTCAACGCCGTCGCGGCGGTCAAGGACGCGGTGGGGGACCTGGACCGGGTGGTGCGCATCGTCAAGGTCGTGGGCTTCGTCGCCTCCGCCCCGGACTTCACCGGCCAGCCCGCGGTGATCAACGGCGCCTCCGAGCTCCTGGGCCGGATCTTCGGCGACGCCGGGGTGCACGCCCGCTCCGCGGTGGGCGTCGCGGTCCTGCCGCTCGACTCGCCGGTCGAGGTGGAGCTCGTTGCAGAGTTCCGCTGA
- a CDS encoding transglycosylase domain-containing protein yields MASRKNSAAQSPSALGNVVAFIATSIVAGIVAAGLLVPPAAAAGLAANASIGWFKDLPAQMEAGPMSRASTVVARDGTEIASFYAQNRTPVPLEQISPHMEDAILAIEDRDFYEHGGVDLGGIARALGNNIIRPDARQGASTITQQYVNNLIIDSQVRAGEEATTIGADKGYADKIKEIKLALSMEQELSKDQILEGYLNMVLFGGQNYGVEAAAQYYWGIPASELSISQSAVLAGMVQSPNYYDPAANPEAATERRNIVLDTMLSTGAITEAEHAAAASEPIQLDLHRTNSGCTAAEIAPYFCDYVQNLILQDPAFGETPEERLKTLQLGGLTITTTLDVEAQRSAEEAVNETQPRDDNPDNVSTALVSLEPTNGDIVAMAQNTYYSGEEGDSNTTYNFNVDRSMGGAGGFQVGSTYKPLTYATWIDAGNGAEDNLDATQTRWPADHRWKASCLERGYKIEPGNNGEGFEIQNAEPGYTREMEADFGLYNSINTAIYAMAEDLDLCHIGEISEALGIHDGKAGEPVDTTVLSSLLGGSVDISPMTMARAYSAFANRGEMCEPRALEKVVDYTGREYEIPGTSCEQVIDEDVADGVNYALNQTLIRGSGWQRDIDLPGASAAKTGTTDNSTQTWMVGYTKGLATASWVGNYEFGSRSLNGLSIGGKRTEGDDWVDGSTYAGGQWQRFMREVARDYDTGKFEEPSKRVLEGRNGTSRPG; encoded by the coding sequence ATGGCTTCCCGCAAGAACTCTGCCGCGCAGTCACCGTCGGCCCTGGGCAACGTCGTGGCGTTCATCGCCACCAGCATCGTTGCCGGCATCGTGGCCGCCGGTCTCCTGGTCCCGCCCGCAGCCGCCGCGGGTCTCGCCGCCAACGCCTCGATCGGGTGGTTCAAGGACCTCCCGGCCCAGATGGAGGCCGGGCCGATGTCCCGCGCGTCCACGGTCGTGGCCCGCGACGGGACCGAGATCGCCTCGTTCTACGCGCAGAACCGCACCCCCGTCCCGCTGGAGCAGATCTCCCCGCACATGGAGGACGCGATCCTGGCCATCGAGGACCGGGACTTCTACGAGCACGGCGGCGTGGACCTCGGCGGCATCGCCCGGGCGCTGGGCAACAACATCATCCGCCCGGACGCGCGCCAGGGCGCCTCGACGATCACGCAGCAGTACGTGAACAACCTGATCATCGACTCCCAGGTCCGCGCCGGCGAGGAGGCCACGACCATCGGCGCCGACAAGGGCTACGCGGACAAGATCAAGGAGATCAAGCTCGCCCTGTCCATGGAGCAGGAGCTGTCCAAGGACCAGATCCTGGAGGGCTACCTCAACATGGTGCTCTTCGGCGGGCAGAACTACGGCGTGGAGGCCGCCGCCCAGTACTACTGGGGCATCCCGGCCTCGGAGCTGAGCATCTCCCAGTCCGCGGTGCTGGCCGGCATGGTGCAGTCCCCCAACTACTACGATCCCGCCGCCAACCCCGAGGCGGCCACGGAGCGGCGCAACATCGTGCTCGACACGATGCTCAGCACCGGGGCGATCACCGAGGCGGAGCACGCCGCCGCCGCGTCCGAGCCCATCCAGCTGGACCTGCACCGCACGAACTCCGGGTGCACCGCCGCGGAGATCGCCCCCTACTTCTGCGACTACGTCCAGAACCTCATCCTGCAGGACCCGGCGTTCGGCGAGACCCCCGAGGAGCGGCTCAAGACGCTGCAGCTGGGCGGGCTCACGATCACCACCACCCTCGACGTCGAGGCCCAGCGCAGCGCCGAGGAGGCGGTCAACGAGACGCAGCCGCGCGATGACAACCCGGACAACGTCTCCACCGCGCTCGTGTCCCTCGAGCCCACCAACGGCGACATCGTGGCCATGGCGCAGAACACGTACTACTCCGGCGAGGAGGGCGACTCCAACACCACGTACAACTTCAACGTGGACCGCTCGATGGGCGGGGCCGGCGGCTTCCAGGTGGGCTCGACCTACAAGCCGCTGACCTACGCCACGTGGATCGACGCCGGCAACGGGGCCGAGGACAACCTGGACGCCACGCAGACCCGGTGGCCGGCGGACCACCGGTGGAAGGCCTCCTGCCTGGAGCGCGGCTACAAGATCGAGCCGGGCAACAACGGCGAGGGCTTCGAGATCCAGAACGCGGAGCCCGGCTACACCCGGGAGATGGAGGCCGACTTCGGCCTGTACAACTCCATCAACACCGCCATCTACGCGATGGCCGAGGACCTGGACCTGTGCCACATCGGGGAGATCTCCGAGGCCCTGGGCATCCACGACGGCAAGGCGGGCGAGCCCGTGGACACCACGGTCCTGTCCTCCCTGCTGGGCGGCTCCGTGGACATCTCCCCGATGACCATGGCCCGGGCCTACTCGGCCTTCGCCAACCGCGGCGAGATGTGCGAGCCGCGCGCCCTGGAGAAGGTCGTGGACTACACGGGCCGGGAGTACGAGATCCCCGGGACCTCCTGCGAGCAGGTCATCGACGAGGACGTCGCCGACGGCGTCAACTACGCCCTGAACCAGACCCTGATCCGCGGGTCGGGCTGGCAGCGGGACATCGACCTGCCGGGGGCCTCCGCCGCCAAGACGGGCACCACGGACAACTCGACCCAGACCTGGATGGTCGGCTACACCAAGGGCCTGGCCACCGCCTCGTGGGTCGGCAACTACGAGTTCGGCTCCCGCTCCCTCAACGGGCTGTCCATCGGCGGCAAGCGCACCGAGGGCGACGACTGGGTGGACGGCTCCACCTACGCCGGCGGCCAGTGGCAGCGCTTCATGCGCGAGGTGGCCCGGGACTACGACACCGGCAAGTTCGAGGAGCCCTCCAAGCGGGTGCTCGAGGGCCGCAACGGCACCTCGCGTCCGGGCTGA
- a CDS encoding metallophosphoesterase, producing MSTANTAQTAPALRAAAAAAGAGAAAAAGLGAWGVVVERRRFQLRTERLRLLPAGSPPLRILHLSDLHVWPGQRSVKDFVHSLAQLQPDLVVDTGDNLSHPEALPWLLEILEPLLRFPGAYVPGSNCYFAPRLKNPLRYLWRDTSGEARDEAPRLPTRAMHDAFDAAGWTPLINRSARMEVAGLRLDLSGVDDPHLGYDRHPGFGAPGTADLRLGVAHAPYLRTLDRFAADGADLVLAGHTHGGQVCLPGGRALVSNCDLEPERCKGLITQGGVPVNISAGLGTSRFAPIRLFCPPEAVLLTLTD from the coding sequence ATGAGCACCGCGAACACCGCACAGACCGCCCCGGCCCTGCGCGCGGCCGCCGCCGCCGCGGGGGCCGGCGCCGCCGCGGCGGCGGGCCTCGGGGCGTGGGGCGTCGTCGTCGAGCGCCGCCGCTTCCAGCTGCGCACCGAACGGTTGCGGCTGCTGCCCGCGGGCAGCCCGCCGCTGCGCATCCTGCACCTGTCCGACCTGCACGTGTGGCCCGGGCAGCGGTCGGTGAAGGACTTCGTGCACTCGCTGGCGCAGCTGCAGCCGGACCTGGTGGTGGACACCGGGGACAACCTCTCCCACCCCGAGGCGCTGCCCTGGCTGCTGGAGATCCTGGAGCCGCTCCTGCGCTTCCCCGGCGCCTACGTCCCCGGGTCCAACTGCTACTTCGCGCCGCGGCTGAAGAACCCGTTGCGCTACCTGTGGCGGGACACCTCCGGGGAGGCCCGGGACGAGGCCCCCCGGCTGCCCACCCGGGCGATGCACGACGCCTTCGACGCCGCCGGGTGGACCCCGCTGATCAACCGCTCCGCCCGGATGGAGGTCGCCGGTCTGCGCCTGGACCTGTCCGGGGTGGACGACCCGCACCTGGGCTACGACCGGCACCCCGGCTTCGGGGCGCCCGGGACGGCGGACCTGCGCCTCGGCGTGGCCCACGCCCCCTATCTGCGGACCCTGGACCGCTTCGCCGCCGACGGCGCGGACCTGGTGCTCGCCGGCCACACGCACGGCGGACAGGTCTGCCTGCCGGGTGGGCGGGCGCTGGTGAGCAACTGCGACCTCGAACCGGAGCGCTGCAAGGGCCTGATCACCCAGGGCGGCGTCCCGGTCAACATCTCGGCGGGCCTGGGCACCTCCCGCTTCGCGCCCATCCGGCTGTTCTGCCCGCCGGAGGCCGTGCTGCTGACGCTCACCGACTGA
- a CDS encoding RBBP9/YdeN family alpha/beta hydrolase, translated as MTVPDPDVRTVVVVHGYDAAPDQHWFPWLRAALAADGVRTVLVELPEPSAPEPAAWQAAVARAVGEPDEHTHLVGHSLGCITILRHLAGLPQPWSLGGLVLVAGFTGPLESEPSLDAFLAEDVDVAAVRTHVRRRLVLRSDDDPTVPPAATDALAARLDAEVQVVGGAGHFRGRDGITRRRGGSAGEVRPLGVRR; from the coding sequence ATGACCGTCCCGGACCCCGACGTGCGCACCGTCGTGGTGGTGCACGGCTACGACGCCGCCCCCGACCAGCACTGGTTCCCGTGGCTGCGGGCGGCGCTGGCCGCCGACGGCGTGCGCACCGTGCTCGTGGAGCTGCCCGAGCCCTCCGCCCCGGAGCCCGCGGCGTGGCAGGCCGCCGTGGCGCGGGCGGTGGGCGAGCCCGACGAGCACACCCACCTGGTCGGCCACAGCCTGGGCTGCATCACGATCCTGCGCCACCTCGCCGGCCTGCCGCAGCCCTGGTCGCTGGGCGGGCTCGTGCTCGTGGCCGGCTTCACCGGCCCGCTCGAGAGCGAGCCCTCCCTCGACGCGTTCCTCGCCGAGGACGTGGACGTCGCCGCGGTGCGCACCCACGTGCGGCGCCGGCTGGTGCTCCGCTCCGACGACGACCCCACGGTGCCGCCGGCCGCGACCGACGCGCTCGCGGCGCGGCTGGACGCCGAGGTGCAGGTGGTGGGCGGGGCGGGGCACTTCCGCGGCCGGGACGGGATCACCCGGCGCCGTGGCGGGTCGGCCGGTGAGGTCCGGCCGCTGGGAGTCCGTCGGTGA
- a CDS encoding FAD-binding and (Fe-S)-binding domain-containing protein — protein MTVADHSPIAAEALLEDLRTWCGRDAVVDSELEHRALAHDASHYLLQPAAVVRPRSAADMGNLFRAVSRHGLGLTFRSGGTSLSGQAVTDQVLVDVRRNFRDVEVLDGGRRVRVQPGATVRQVNARLAPHGHKLGPDPASEAACTIGGVVANNSSGMACGTRANTYRTLESMVVVLPSGTTVDTAAPDADARLRALEPALHEGLLRLRDRVRADPASVRTIEQQFSMKNTMGYGLNSFLDHDEPVRILEHLLIGSEGTLGFVAQAVFRTVPILPFASTGLLVFPDLASATRTVPALVGTHSATVELLDAKSLKVSQRTGLAPAQIMDVDVDEHAALLVEYQGATLEEERELSAAASGLFRSLDLAAPAALTDDPAARAALWTVRKGLYTTVAGNRPSGSNALLEDVVVPVPELGETCEQLTALFDAHGYRDSVIFGHAKDGNVHFMLNEQFDRPDLLARYERFTQDMVALVLDHRGSLKAEHGTGRNMAPFVRRQYGDELYDVMVELKRLVDPAGLLNPGVLLNEDPTVYVRDLKTAPPVEQEVDRCVECGYCEPVCPSKDITLTPRQRIVGRREIAAAEERGDAALAARLRAEYDYEGLQTCAVDGMCVTACPVLINTGDLVRRLRAENHSRVADAGWGVAAKAWGATTTGAALGLTAAKALPTALPAAATAAARAVLGAEHVPQYKDELPAGGPARPRRQDAGAEAVFFPACINAMFGPPDGEGLTASQAFLALCDRAGVRVTVPEGIGSLCCGTPWKSKGLPSGWATMSERTLAALWEASGQGALPVVCDAASCTEGLETMAELAAASSEYHALRFVDAVEFVADRVLGRLRVTRPVGSMALHPTCSSVHLGVTGAFETIARAISADVVVPKAWGCCAYAGDRGMLHPELTASATAAEAREVNQRRFDAYASLNRTCEQGMTEATGHAYRHVLEHLEAATR, from the coding sequence ATGACCGTCGCCGACCACAGCCCCATCGCCGCCGAGGCACTGCTGGAGGACCTGCGGACCTGGTGCGGCCGCGACGCGGTGGTGGACTCGGAGCTCGAGCACCGGGCACTGGCCCACGACGCCTCGCACTACCTGCTGCAGCCGGCCGCGGTGGTCCGCCCCCGCTCGGCCGCGGACATGGGCAACCTCTTCCGCGCGGTGTCCCGGCACGGGCTGGGCCTGACCTTCCGCTCCGGCGGCACGTCCCTGTCCGGGCAGGCGGTGACCGACCAGGTGCTCGTGGACGTGCGCCGGAACTTCCGGGACGTCGAGGTGCTGGACGGCGGCCGGCGCGTGCGGGTGCAGCCCGGGGCCACGGTGCGCCAGGTCAACGCCCGGCTGGCGCCCCACGGGCACAAGCTGGGCCCGGACCCGGCGAGCGAGGCGGCGTGCACGATCGGCGGCGTGGTGGCGAACAACTCCTCCGGCATGGCCTGCGGGACCCGGGCCAACACGTACCGCACGCTCGAGTCCATGGTGGTCGTGCTGCCCTCCGGGACCACCGTGGACACCGCCGCCCCGGACGCGGACGCCCGCCTGCGGGCGCTGGAGCCCGCGCTGCACGAGGGGCTGCTCCGGCTGCGCGACCGGGTGCGGGCCGACCCGGCGTCGGTGCGCACGATCGAGCAGCAGTTCTCGATGAAGAACACCATGGGCTACGGCCTCAACTCGTTCCTGGACCACGACGAGCCGGTCCGCATCCTGGAGCACCTGCTGATCGGCAGCGAGGGCACGCTGGGCTTCGTGGCGCAGGCGGTCTTCCGCACGGTGCCGATCCTGCCGTTCGCCTCGACCGGGCTGCTGGTGTTCCCGGACCTCGCCTCGGCCACCCGCACGGTGCCCGCCCTCGTGGGCACGCACTCGGCCACCGTGGAGCTGCTGGACGCCAAGTCCCTGAAGGTCTCCCAGCGCACGGGCCTGGCCCCGGCGCAGATCATGGACGTCGACGTCGACGAGCACGCGGCGCTGCTCGTGGAGTACCAGGGCGCCACGCTCGAGGAGGAGCGGGAGCTCTCCGCGGCGGCCTCCGGGCTGTTCCGCTCCCTGGACCTGGCCGCACCGGCCGCCCTGACCGACGACCCCGCCGCCCGGGCCGCGCTGTGGACGGTGCGCAAGGGCCTCTACACCACGGTGGCGGGCAACCGGCCGAGCGGGTCCAACGCCCTGCTGGAGGACGTCGTGGTCCCCGTGCCCGAGCTGGGCGAGACGTGCGAGCAGCTCACCGCGCTGTTCGACGCCCACGGCTACCGGGACTCGGTGATCTTCGGCCACGCCAAGGACGGCAACGTCCACTTCATGCTCAACGAGCAGTTCGACCGCCCGGACCTGCTGGCCCGCTACGAGCGCTTCACCCAGGACATGGTCGCCCTCGTCCTGGACCACCGGGGGTCCCTGAAGGCCGAGCACGGGACCGGGCGCAACATGGCCCCGTTCGTGCGCCGCCAGTACGGCGACGAGCTCTACGACGTGATGGTCGAGCTCAAGCGGCTGGTGGACCCGGCGGGGCTGCTCAACCCCGGGGTGCTCCTCAACGAGGACCCCACGGTGTACGTGCGCGACCTCAAGACCGCGCCTCCGGTGGAGCAGGAGGTGGACCGGTGCGTGGAGTGCGGCTACTGCGAGCCGGTGTGCCCGTCCAAGGACATCACCCTCACCCCGCGCCAGCGGATCGTGGGCCGGCGGGAGATCGCCGCCGCCGAGGAGCGCGGGGACGCGGCGCTCGCCGCCCGGCTGCGCGCCGAGTACGACTACGAGGGCCTGCAGACGTGCGCGGTGGACGGGATGTGCGTGACCGCCTGCCCGGTGCTGATCAACACGGGCGACCTCGTGCGCCGGCTGCGGGCGGAGAACCACAGCAGGGTGGCGGACGCCGGCTGGGGCGTGGCCGCGAAGGCCTGGGGCGCGACGACGACGGGGGCCGCGCTCGGCCTGACCGCCGCGAAGGCCCTGCCCACCGCGCTGCCGGCCGCCGCGACCGCCGCGGCCCGGGCGGTGCTCGGCGCCGAGCACGTCCCGCAGTACAAGGACGAGCTGCCCGCGGGCGGTCCCGCCCGGCCGCGCCGGCAGGACGCGGGCGCGGAGGCGGTGTTCTTCCCCGCGTGCATCAACGCCATGTTCGGGCCCCCGGACGGCGAGGGTCTGACGGCGTCCCAGGCCTTCCTGGCGCTGTGCGACCGCGCGGGGGTGCGCGTCACCGTCCCGGAGGGCATCGGCAGCCTGTGCTGCGGCACGCCGTGGAAGTCGAAGGGCCTGCCCAGCGGCTGGGCCACGATGTCGGAGCGCACCCTCGCGGCGCTGTGGGAGGCCTCCGGGCAGGGCGCGCTGCCGGTGGTCTGCGACGCCGCGTCCTGCACCGAGGGCCTGGAGACCATGGCGGAGCTGGCGGCGGCCTCGAGCGAGTACCACGCCCTGCGGTTCGTGGACGCGGTGGAGTTCGTCGCCGACCGGGTGCTGGGGCGGCTGCGGGTGACCCGGCCCGTGGGCTCCATGGCGCTGCACCCGACCTGCTCCAGCGTGCACCTGGGCGTCACCGGGGCCTTCGAGACGATCGCGCGGGCGATCAGCGCGGACGTGGTCGTGCCGAAGGCCTGGGGCTGCTGCGCCTACGCCGGGGACCGCGGCATGCTGCACCCGGAGCTCACCGCCTCGGCCACGGCGGCCGAGGCGCGGGAGGTCAACCAGCGCCGCTTCGACGCCTACGCCTCCCTGAACCGCACGTGCGAGCAGGGCATGACGGAGGCCACCGGGCACGCCTACCGGCACGTCCTGGAGCACCTGGAGGCGGCGACCCGCTGA
- a CDS encoding MarR family winged helix-turn-helix transcriptional regulator — translation MDADLRLDAQLCFALYAASRATTAAYREPLAELGLTYPQYLALLALWEEDGQTVTGLGARLHLDSGTLSPLLKRMETVGLLERRRGRQDERRVTVHLTAAGDRLRERAPDVQRRVLEASGLTPEEMATLRRLARRIGAADPGPADPGAADPPATGPGATTPGSAAPGTVPAGPAPPLATQHTSVQTTQHPGPHPTQNATQNPTENPTEE, via the coding sequence ATGGATGCAGATCTCCGGCTCGACGCACAGCTGTGCTTCGCGCTCTACGCGGCCTCCCGGGCCACGACCGCGGCCTACCGCGAGCCGTTGGCGGAGCTCGGCCTGACCTATCCGCAGTACCTGGCGCTGCTGGCGCTGTGGGAGGAGGACGGGCAGACCGTCACCGGGCTGGGCGCCCGCCTGCACCTGGACAGCGGCACGCTCTCGCCGCTGCTGAAGCGGATGGAGACCGTCGGGCTGCTGGAGCGCCGCCGGGGCCGCCAGGACGAGCGCCGCGTCACCGTGCACCTCACCGCGGCCGGCGACCGGCTGCGCGAGCGCGCCCCGGACGTGCAGCGCCGCGTCCTGGAGGCCTCCGGGCTCACCCCGGAGGAGATGGCCACCCTGCGGCGGCTGGCCCGCCGGATCGGGGCGGCCGATCCTGGCCCCGCCGATCCCGGAGCCGCCGACCCCCCTGCCACGGGCCCCGGAGCCACCACCCCGGGCTCCGCCGCGCCCGGGACCGTCCCGGCCGGGCCCGCGCCCCCGCTCGCCACGCAGCACACCAGCGTGCAGACCACCCAGCACCCCGGCCCGCACCCCACGCAGAATGCCACCCAGAATCCCACCGAGAACCCCACCGAGGAGTAA
- a CDS encoding organic hydroperoxide resistance protein, translating to MQTVYTAEALATGAGRNGRTRTSDGRIDLGLAVPQEMGGSGDGTNPEQLFAAGYAACFHSALQLVARQQKVDLGDSSVGARVGIGADGQGGFALQVALEVVLPDLDEETARALAEKAHQVCPYSNATRGNIDVVVDVAQD from the coding sequence ATGCAGACCGTCTACACCGCCGAGGCCCTCGCCACCGGCGCCGGCCGCAACGGCCGCACCCGCACCAGCGACGGCCGGATCGACCTGGGCCTGGCCGTCCCGCAGGAGATGGGCGGCTCCGGCGACGGCACGAACCCCGAGCAGCTCTTCGCCGCCGGCTACGCCGCGTGCTTCCACTCCGCGCTCCAGCTCGTCGCCCGGCAGCAGAAGGTCGACCTGGGCGACTCCAGCGTCGGAGCCCGGGTGGGCATCGGCGCCGACGGCCAGGGCGGCTTCGCCCTGCAGGTCGCCCTCGAGGTCGTCCTGCCGGACCTCGACGAGGAGACGGCCCGGGCGCTGGCCGAGAAGGCCCACCAGGTCTGCCCGTACTCCAACGCCACGCGCGGCAACATCGACGTCGTCGTCGACGTCGCCCAGGACTGA
- a CDS encoding NADP-dependent oxidoreductase yields MTQPTRTRRITLASRPQGVPVPENFRLEEAELPGPGPGQVLVANRWMSVDPYMRGRMNDVKSYVPPFQVDQPLDGGAVGQVIASDAPELPVGATVLHGAGWREHALLDAGAVTVVDPELAPESAYLGVLGMPGLTAYAGLMGAARFQPGDTVFVSGAAGAVGSLVGQIARLSGAARVIGSAGSPEKVQRLLELGFDAAFDYHDGRVVDRLREAAPEGIDVYFDNVGGEHLEAAISVLNTRGRVCLCGAISQYNATEPPAAPRNLALAIGKMLSLQGFLVGGWQDMAPEFREKMAGWLASGEIAWDQTVREGLEDAPQAFIDLLAGANTGKMVVRL; encoded by the coding sequence ATGACGCAGCCCACCCGCACCCGCCGGATCACCCTGGCCTCCCGCCCGCAGGGCGTCCCCGTGCCGGAGAACTTCCGGCTCGAGGAGGCCGAGCTGCCCGGGCCCGGCCCCGGCCAGGTCCTGGTCGCCAACCGCTGGATGTCCGTGGACCCCTACATGCGCGGGCGGATGAACGACGTGAAGTCCTACGTCCCGCCGTTCCAGGTGGACCAGCCCCTCGACGGCGGGGCCGTGGGCCAGGTGATCGCCTCGGACGCCCCGGAGCTGCCGGTGGGGGCCACCGTGCTGCACGGCGCCGGCTGGCGCGAGCACGCCCTGCTGGACGCCGGGGCCGTCACCGTGGTGGACCCGGAGCTGGCCCCGGAGTCCGCCTACCTGGGCGTGCTGGGGATGCCCGGCCTCACCGCCTACGCGGGCCTCATGGGTGCCGCGCGCTTCCAGCCCGGGGACACCGTGTTCGTCTCCGGCGCCGCCGGAGCCGTGGGCTCGCTGGTCGGGCAGATCGCCCGGCTCAGCGGCGCCGCCCGCGTGATCGGCAGCGCCGGCTCCCCGGAGAAGGTGCAGCGGCTGCTGGAGCTCGGCTTCGACGCCGCCTTCGACTACCACGACGGCCGCGTGGTCGACCGGCTGCGCGAGGCGGCGCCCGAGGGCATCGACGTCTACTTCGACAACGTGGGCGGCGAGCACCTCGAGGCGGCGATCTCCGTGCTCAACACCCGGGGCCGGGTGTGCCTGTGCGGGGCGATCTCGCAGTACAACGCCACCGAGCCGCCGGCGGCGCCGCGGAACCTGGCGCTGGCGATCGGCAAGATGCTGAGCCTGCAGGGCTTCCTGGTCGGCGGCTGGCAGGACATGGCCCCGGAGTTCCGCGAGAAGATGGCCGGCTGGCTGGCCTCCGGGGAGATCGCCTGGGACCAGACCGTGCGGGAGGGCCTCGAGGACGCCCCGCAGGCGTTCATCGACCTGCTGGCCGGGGCGAACACCGGCAAGATGGTGGTCAGGCTCTGA